From a region of the bacterium genome:
- a CDS encoding cyclic nucleotide-binding domain-containing protein, with translation MELDNQTVLTLMKVPLFSSLSVEDFKSIAEKLSTKNFEKGEYMVREGEIGDYFYILRKGEADVIIEGEQKRIAHLKEGDFFGEIALLVGVERTASVVAVSDVEAITLNKKSFNELLKENPSVAANLAKVLVLRLSKMAEDM, from the coding sequence ATGGAGCTTGATAATCAAACGGTGCTTACCCTGATGAAGGTTCCCCTTTTCTCTTCCCTCTCGGTTGAGGATTTCAAAAGCATAGCCGAGAAGCTTTCCACCAAGAATTTTGAGAAGGGAGAGTATATGGTTAGAGAGGGCGAGATAGGAGATTACTTCTATATCTTAAGGAAGGGAGAGGCTGATGTAATTATTGAGGGAGAACAAAAAAGGATTGCCCATCTTAAAGAGGGGGATTTCTTTGGCGAGATAGCCCTATTGGTTGGCGTAGAAAGAACAGCCTCTGTGGTTGCAGTATCTGATGTTGAGGCAATCACTTTGAATAAGAAATCGTTTAATGAGTTATTAAAGGAAAATCCCTCTGTTGCGGCAAACCTCGCAAAGGTTCTTGTATTAAGGCTTTCAAAGATGGCGGAAGATATGTAA
- the plsY gene encoding glycerol-3-phosphate 1-O-acyltransferase PlsY, with product MEGLIIIIVAYLFGSIPLGYIFGKIKGRDIRKEGSGNIGFTNVCRVLGKRWGIPVLIFDILKGFFFPFISFKLGLGEKIAILSSLFAILGQGFSIFLRFKGGKGVATSAGVFLALAPIEITITIAIFLLAFSITRIVSIGSIVSSTSLPILVFFISPNKRLVFVFSLVAMAFILIKHIPNIKRLLGKREYKI from the coding sequence TTGGAAGGGCTAATTATAATTATTGTTGCATATCTTTTTGGTTCAATTCCATTAGGGTATATCTTTGGAAAAATCAAAGGAAGGGATATAAGGAAAGAAGGCTCGGGAAATATTGGATTTACCAATGTTTGTAGGGTATTGGGAAAAAGATGGGGAATCCCTGTGCTTATTTTTGACATCCTAAAGGGCTTTTTTTTCCCTTTTATCTCATTTAAGCTTGGTTTGGGAGAAAAAATTGCTATTCTTTCTTCCCTGTTTGCAATATTGGGGCAGGGTTTTAGCATATTTTTAAGGTTTAAAGGTGGAAAGGGTGTGGCAACCTCAGCGGGTGTATTTCTAGCCCTTGCACCAATTGAAATAACAATTACAATAGCAATATTTTTGTTGGCATTTTCTATCACAAGAATTGTTTCAATAGGCTCAATTGTCTCATCCACCTCTTTGCCAATCCTGGTCTTTTTTATCTCTCCTAACAAAAGGCTTGTTTTTGTTTTCTCCCTTGTAGCTATGGCTTTTATTCTTATTAAACATATCCCGAACATAAAAAGGCTACTAGGCAAAAGGGAATATAAGATTTAA
- a CDS encoding NUDIX hydrolase produces the protein MCEYKNPYPTVDIIIEIEDKIVLIKRKNPPFGWALPGGFVDYGETLESAAIREAKEETGLDITLIRQFHTYSDPNRDPRFHVISTVYIAKASGEPIGGDDAEEARVFDKDKLPDNIVFDHKKIIEDYLFVS, from the coding sequence ATGTGTGAATACAAAAACCCATATCCCACAGTTGATATAATTATTGAAATAGAAGACAAGATTGTTCTTATAAAGAGGAAAAATCCTCCCTTTGGTTGGGCTTTGCCTGGAGGGTTTGTTGACTACGGTGAAACACTAGAATCTGCAGCAATAAGGGAGGCAAAGGAGGAAACAGGTCTTGACATTACACTCATCAGACAATTCCATACATACTCAGACCCAAATAGAGACCCAAGGTTTCATGTAATATCAACGGTATACATTGCAAAGGCAAGTGGAGAGCCAATTGGAGGGGACGATGCAGAAGAAGCAAGGGTTTTTGATAAAGATAAATTACCAGACAATATTGTCTTCGACCACAAAAAGATTATAGAGGATTATTTATTTGTCTCCTAA